attttaacatttggTAGTTTGGTCTCGTTTCAGGGTGTTTAGTAGTGCACCTTGTTCTTGTTATCAACAACAAGAACCTTAGTTTTGGTTTCCAGCCATGCCTTCTCTCCAGCTATTGCAGTTAACTGAGCGGGGTCGGAGTCTCGTTGCTTCAAGACGGTAACTATCATtgctttgcttcttcttcttctgtatcCTTTTACTACCTCTTCTTGGGGATgtgatatcatatttatttctccctttttttaaaaaattttttgTGTTCAttagttattttgtttcatttctttCGCCCTCTGTTAATTTTTATAGGAAATCTATACTGCTTGCGGCTGGGATCGTAGCTGCTGGTGGAGCTTTTTACTTAAAATCAAGGATCAGCTCCCCTAGGCTTGATTCTTCCCGTGGGCGGAGTGGTGGTGATGGTGAAGCATTGGAAAAGCGGAGAGGAAACAATAAGAATGCAAAGAAAGCCACACCAAAGAAGAAAGGAGGAGGATTGAAGTCTCTTCAGGTTCTCACTGCTATCCTCTTGTCTCAGATGGGAAAAATGGGCGCCAGGGATCTTCTCGCACTACTCGCCACTGTGGTATGCATTTCCTCTCTATACTTTCCTTATATTGATTCCTCTTGTTGCTTCATGCTTTTGTTTCATGTTATCTCCCCCCCAATAGCTGACCAAAAAGTTATGATTATTTTTCTCAATCTTTTATACTTTTTGCAAATCACAGGTTTTCAGAACTGCTTTGAGCAATAGATTGGCGAAAGTTCAAGGTTTCCTATTCCGTGCCGCTTTCTTAAGGCGTGCCCCACTGTTTCTACGTCTTATCTCCGAGAATATTTTCTTGTGTTTCATGCTATCGACTACGCACGCTACGTCAAAGTACATAACTGGGGCCTTGAGTTTGCGTTTCAGAAAGATATTGACGAAACTTATCCATTCACATTACTTTGAGGTAACCATCTCTGTGTCTTTTTGTATGGAGGCAATTCAATTATTTACCATTTCTTTTGTGGTATTATGTTTTTGAGAAGTGAGCATATCTATTATACTTCACACTGCTGGATACAAATTTAATCTTCATTTATGATTGTTTCAGAATATGGTATACTATAAAATATCACATGTGGATGGTCGGATTACGCACCCGGAGCAGCGAATTGCCAGCGATGTACCAAGATTCTCCTCAGAGTTGAGCGAGCTTATACAGGATGATTTGACAGCAGTTACTGATGGGATTTTGTATGCATGGCGCCTTTGTTCATATGCTAGTCCAAAATACATCTTCTGGATACTGgtgatttttttgtttagttttctgTGTTTGCAACATTGACTCTGGACTGGGCCATTTATGAACTAACTTGAACAAGTGTTGTCCAGGCATATGTACTGGGAGCCGGTACTGCGATAAGGACCTTTTCTCCTTCTTTTGGCAAATTGATGTCCAAAGAGCAGCAGTTGGAAGGGGAGTACCGACAACTTCATTCACGCTTAAGGACTCACTCGGAAAGCATAGCATTCTATGGTGGGGAAACCAGGGAAGAATCTCATATACAACAAAAGTTCAAGAATCTTGTTACTCATATGAGTGACGTCCTTCATGATCACTGGTGGTTTGGCATGATCCAAGATTTTCTGCTGAAGTATCTTGGTGCCACAGTTGCTGTTATTCTGATCATCGAGCCATTCTTCTCTGGGCATCTAAGACCTGATGACTCGACCTTAGGGAGAGCAGAGATGCTAAGCAATATAAGATATCACACCAGTGTCATTATTTCTCTCTTTCAGGCGTTAGGAACACTTTCTATAAGTTCCAGGCGGCTCAGCCGACTCAGGTAATACGTTATGATAAATCTCATGCCAAACTTTTTAAACTGAAACATTGTGTAGCCGTTTGTCTGAAAATCTGCGGACATATGTATTTCTTTGCTGTTAAGTGCTTTATTAAGGAGAGTTGATTTTGTTTACCGTAAGCAAAAGAGTAAGAGTTCAGTTGTTAGTCCCTATAGAACATTAGCGAGGATGAAAAAAAATTTCTGATTTAAGAAACATTCTTCCTAGCCGTTTACTTTTGCGCTATTAGTGAGTTTATATGCGATGGAGAAATTAATTACACTTAATTTTACACCCATCAGTTGTGGTGGCTATGCTTTCTaattattgaaatgtttttgCTTCCAACAGTGGTTATGCTGACCGAATCCATGAGTTGATGGCTGTCTCGAGAGAACTCAGTGGTGATGATAAAACATCTTTACAGAGAAATAGAAGCAGAAATTACCTTACTGAGGCTAGCTATGTTGAGTTTTCGGGTGTCAAGGTAGTTCGAACACAGATTCAATGTTCTTGTCATCCTTCTCCAAAGGCCTGTGTTCTTAATATTACTTAATGCACTTCAGGTTGTTACTCCAACGGGAAATGTTTTGGTGGAGGATCTCACCCTTCGAGTTGAGCAAGGATCTAATCTTCTTATTACAGGTGAACGCTTTACTTCTAGGGAGTGACATTTTGTTACTAACAAATTTCCTTTTCATAGCAAAAATTATTGATAGAATGGCCTATGCTGCTACTTTATTGTTCTATGATCCTTGGGATGAGAAGCAAAGATGGAAATTTTAGTACCCTTTGTTGTCTTTATGAAGAGAATTAAGAAATGGGGATGTGAACTGAAGATCCATTGGAAGAAGTAATTCTTCTTGTATACGGGGGGAAGGGATAGCCATATAACCTTGTCAAAGTTTGATTTGCTATACCTATTTATAGACGACTCATTCATGCCCAGTTCAACGATTAGGGTGTTAGGGAATGGTGTGGCAACACATCATCTTCTGAGATTTATTTAGTCGACACCTTCTGTTATTCAATTCTTTTACTTTAGTTTATGCAATAACATTCACGTTTGCTATGTTGATATCAGTCTGCCTGATGTTATCATTATTCTCtcttttcatttaattattaaacaatatGTATTGTAGGTCCTAATGGAAGTGGCAAGAGTTCCCTTTTCCGAGTACTAGGAGGTCTATGGCCCCTGGTGTCTGGCCACATTGTGAAGCCTGGAGTTGGTTCTGATCTTAACAAAGAGATCTTCTACGTGCCCCAACGGCCCTATATGGCAGTTGGAACACTTCGTGACCAGTTAATATATCCTCTTACGTCTGATCAAGAGACTGTACCGCTCACTGAGACTGGAATGGTGGAGCTATTGGAAAATGTTGGTATTCTATTTACTTAAAACCAGTGAATAGCGTTTTCTGTCAGgatttgtttgttttgcttATTTTTGTGGACTTTCTGCTTTTCTAGGTTGACCTAGAATATTTATTGGATCGCTACCGACCTGACAAGGAGGTTAATTGGGGTGATGAATTATCTCTTGGAGAGCAACAGAGATTGGGAATGGCCAGACTGTTCTACCACAAACCTAAATTTGCAATTCTTGATGAGTGCACGAGTGCTGTGACAACTGATATGGAAGAACGTTTTGCTGCTAAGGTTCGAGCTATGGGAACTTCTTGCATAACAATCTCCCATCGTCCAGCCCTTGTTGCATTCCATGACGTTGTTCTGTCATTAGATGGAGAAGGGGGATGGAGTGTTCACTACAAGAGGTTGGAATTGTTTCTTTACCATCTTTGTGAGCGTTATCAAAGTTTTATTTTGCATTTACTTATTTAAAAGGACTAAACTTCAGGGACGACTCTGCACCTCTGACGGACGCTGGAGTTGATTCAGCGAAAATTTCAGAGAACGATCGTCAAAATGATGCGATGGTTGTTCAACGAGCGTTTGCTGCAGCTAGAAAGGTCTTCAACagcttatgattttttttttaactttcgtTGAGGGGTGCTTTGTGGTGGTTATAACCTTGTTACTTGGTGCTGTAGGAATCTGCCACTACTAATTCAAAGGCTCAGGCGTACTTGACACAGTCAATTGCAAAATCACCAGTTGTTGATAAAAGTGTTGTGTTGCCTCGTTTTCCTCAACCTCGAACATCGCCAAGGGCGTTGCCATTAAGAGTAGCTGCAATGTTAAACACATTGGTGAGCTTGAGTTATTAGTGTGAATTTTGTTGAAAACACTTGTACCAATTTTTGTTAACCTAGAAGTAAATACATGTGCATTTCCTCTTTAGCTTCCTTGGAAGGcgaatatttatttcatttggctAACTTATTCGTCCCACATTTATGCTAAAAGTAGCTGACCGTTTCACTGTTATGTTTCAGATACCCACTCTATTTGACAAACAAGGAGGACAACTGCTTTTGGTTGCTTGCCTTGTCGTCTCAAGAACATTAATCTCTGACCGAATAGCCTCTTTGAATGGTATACTCTGTTAGGTTACCTAATTGTTATTGATAGGGCTACTTTTCTGACAACCACATTTAATTTCGCAGGGACCACTGTGAAGTATGTC
The sequence above is drawn from the Raphanus sativus cultivar WK10039 unplaced genomic scaffold, ASM80110v3 Scaffold2110, whole genome shotgun sequence genome and encodes:
- the LOC130505226 gene encoding ABC transporter D family member 1-like isoform X2; this encodes MPSLQLLQLTERGRSLVASRRKSILLAAGIVAAGGAFYLKSRISSPRLDSSRGRSGGDGEALEKRRGNNKNAKKATPKKKGGGLKSLQVLTAILLSQMGKMGARDLLALLATVVFRTALSNRLAKVQGFLFRAAFLRRAPLFLRLISENIFLCFMLSTTHATSKYITGALSLRFRKILTKLIHSHYFENMVYYKISHVDGRITHPEQRIASDVPRFSSELSELIQDDLTAVTDGILYAWRLCSYASPKYIFWILAYVLGAGTAIRTFSPSFGKLMSKEQQLEGEYRQLHSRLRTHSESIAFYGGETREESHIQQKFKNLVTHMSDVLHDHWWFGMIQDFLLKYLGATVAVILIIEPFFSGHLRPDDSTLGRAEMLSNIRYHTSVIISLFQALGTLSISSRRLSRLSGYADRIHELMAVSRELSGDDKTSLQRNRSRNYLTEASYVEFSGVKVVTPTGNVLVEDLTLRVEQGSNLLITGPNGSGKSSLFRVLGGLWPLVSGHIVKPGVGSDLNKEIFYVPQRPYMAVGTLRDQLIYPLTSDQETVPLTETGMVELLENVDLEYLLDRYRPDKEVNWGDELSLGEQQRLGMARLFYHKPKFAILDECTSAVTTDMEERFAAKVRAMGTSCITISHRPALVAFHDVVLSLDGEGGWSVHYKRDDSAPLTDAGVDSAKISENDRQNDAMVVQRAFAAARKESATTNSKAQAYLTQSIAKSPVVDKSVVLPRFPQPRTSPRALPLRVAAMLNTLIPTLFDKQGGQLLLVACLVVSRTLISDRIASLNGTTVKYVLEQDKAAFVRLIGLSVIQSSASAVIAPSLKHLTQRLALGWRIRLTQHLLRNYLRNNAFYKVFHMSGNTIDADQRLTRDLEKLTTDLSGLLTGMVKPSVDILWFTWRMKLLTGQRGVAILYTYMLLGLGFLRRFAPDFGDLAGEEQQLEGKFRFMHERLNTHAESIAFFGGGAREKAANG
- the LOC130505226 gene encoding ABC transporter D family member 1-like isoform X1, producing MPSLQLLQLTERGRSLVASRRKSILLAAGIVAAGGAFYLKSRISSPRLDSSRGRSGGDGEALEKRRGNNKNAKKATPKKKGGGLKSLQVLTAILLSQMGKMGARDLLALLATVVFRTALSNRLAKVQGFLFRAAFLRRAPLFLRLISENIFLCFMLSTTHATSKYITGALSLRFRKILTKLIHSHYFENMVYYKISHVDGRITHPEQRIASDVPRFSSELSELIQDDLTAVTDGILYAWRLCSYASPKYIFWILAYVLGAGTAIRTFSPSFGKLMSKEQQLEGEYRQLHSRLRTHSESIAFYGGETREESHIQQKFKNLVTHMSDVLHDHWWFGMIQDFLLKYLGATVAVILIIEPFFSGHLRPDDSTLGRAEMLSNIRYHTSVIISLFQALGTLSISSRRLSRLSGYADRIHELMAVSRELSGDDKTSLQRNRSRNYLTEASYVEFSGVKVVTPTGNVLVEDLTLRVEQGSNLLITGPNGSGKSSLFRVLGGLWPLVSGHIVKPGVGSDLNKEIFYVPQRPYMAVGTLRDQLIYPLTSDQETVPLTETGMVELLENVDLEYLLDRYRPDKEVNWGDELSLGEQQRLGMARLFYHKPKFAILDECTSAVTTDMEERFAAKVRAMGTSCITISHRPALVAFHDVVLSLDGEGGWSVHYKRDDSAPLTDAGVDSAKISENDRQNDAMVVQRAFAAARKESATTNSKAQAYLTQSIAKSPVVDKSVVLPRFPQPRTSPRALPLRVAAMLNTLIPTLFDKQGGQLLLVACLVVSRTLISDRIASLNGTTVKYVLEQDKAAFVRLIGLSVIQSSASAVIAPSLKHLTQRLALGWRIRLTQHLLRNYLRNNAFYKVFHMSGNTIDADQRLTRDLEKLTTDLSGLLTGMVKPSVDILWFTWRMKLLTGQRGVAILYTYMLLGLGFLRRFAPDFGDLAGEEQQLEGKFRFMHERLNTHAESIAFFGGGAREKAMVDTKFRALLDHSLMLLKKKWVYGILDDFVTKQLPNNVTWGLSLLYALEHKGDRALVSTQGELAHALRYLASVVSQSFMAFGDILELHKKFLELSGGINRIFELDEFLDASQSGVTSENHTSRLDSQDRISFSEVDIITPAQKLMASQLSCEIVAGKACSSQDQMVVERLQYLECLEIYGQLYVEDLPNHHWISKNLGQGMAYFLCRSDHIHA